In Mixophyes fleayi isolate aMixFle1 unplaced genomic scaffold, aMixFle1.hap1 Scaffold_147, whole genome shotgun sequence, a single window of DNA contains:
- the POGZ gene encoding pogo transposable element with ZNF domain isoform X2, with product MDTDLFMECEEEELEPWQKISDVIEDSVVEDYSYLDKTATVSVSLQPVTAPLPVVTHQTLGSHYTTATTVTHADNTKKTVVTLFANNSGPTPIVQSGGQPLILTQNAASSLGTMVTQPMLRPVQVMQNANHASNNSMAAQPIFITTQGFPVRNVRPVQNAVNTMNQVGIVLNVQQGQTVRPITIVPVSFASLVAMKRPGETNDMVKFVNAVSGSQTTTHNSTQMILSSTINNNGTSPNLGTLQRSSQMEALGMKASPSVAPLETPEPNRKFCPRCRTPFRILEALRGHMCYCCPDLVDFSKKTKPLDSELTPQTTNAPTPDKTTSATTTTPGVPAPPAGKTQENAGDDSSQGKLIMLVDDFYYGRDVGQTYQTQGFPKVATTFRCPHCSKRLKNNIRFMNHMKHHVELDQQNGEVDGHTTCQHCYRQFSTPFQLQCHLENVHSSYESTTKCKICEWAFDSEPLFLQHMKDTHKPGEMPYVCQVCSYRSSIYAEVETHFRLNHEDTRHLLCVYCLKVFKNGNAFQQHFMRHQKSVYHCNKCRLQFLFAKDKIEHKLQHHKTFRKPRQLEGLKPGTKVTIRASRAPQRSLPVSSSSDSPSMPPADMASESLSQSTDTSEPLEPQKRAVVGQQSCLECSFDIPDFHNHFPTYVHCSLCRYGTCCSRAYANHMINNHVPRKSPKYRSLFTGCAPSDIMVLTCSCCPFVTRIGDAMAKHLVFNPSHGYSSVMCSSSTSSDFSWVLAPRGETRDRASPPLEDKKETKDDRQPKELPIPDAPSPQEDNKTIDVDELEDVEDGEPGDKELENKQEQLSVKKLRVVLHALCCSMQHAAEQFHNTPRRIRRWLQRFQTMQEENQDSLAEGKYLGTEAEEKLAEWVLTQKEQQQSVNEETLFQKATKIGRSLEGGFKISYEWAVSFMLRHNLSTHSKVVVANRLPKEMEDNAETFINFVQRQIHSQDLPLSMIAALDEISLFLDLELLGSDERKESALQTVGTGEPWCDIVLTILADGSLLPTLVCSRGNSKNVGDVSDSIILETRDSGFTEEEIMELWSSKIWQKHVDGPNNKGMAVLDCHRSHMSDEVLALLSSTCTLPAVVPSGCSSKIQPLDVCIKRSVTSFLHKKWRDQAREMAEASCSSDMLLQLVLCWLTQVLEVIAEHPELVQQSFLVASLLPGPDGTANTTKRNAEMQEELIDLLEGQLKLNDDEQDEDTDQCNDSQPDEYADPEVLHQLFEGESDAESFYGFDDTDL from the exons ATGGACACGGATCTGTTTATGGAGTGCGAGGAGGAAGAGCTGGAGCCCTGGCAGAAGATTAGTGATGTGATCGAGGACTCGGTGGTGGAAGACTACAGCTATCTGGATAAGACGGCCACAG TCTCCGTCAGCCTCCAACCAGTCACCGCTCCTCTGCCAGTGGTCACCCACCAGACCTTGGGCAGCCATTACACCACAGCCACCACGGTGACCCACGCCGACAACACCAAGAAAACTGTGGTCACTCTCTTTGCCAATAACAGTG GCCCAACGCCCATCGTGCAGTCCGGCGGACAGCCTCTCATACTGACGCAGAACGCCGCTTCCAGCCTTGGCACCATGGTTACTCAGCCCATGCTACGCCCGGTGCAGGTCATGCAGAATGCCAACCATGCCAGCAATAACTCCATGGCCGCTCAGCcgatcttcatcaccacacag GGCTTCCCCGTCAGGAACGTCAGACCTGTTCAGAATGCCGTCAATACCATGAATCAGGTGGGAATCGTACTGAACGTCCAACAAGGACAGACCGTGAGACCTATCACGATCGTACCAG TGAGTTTCGCCAGTTTGGTGGCAATGAAAAGGCCCGGTGAGACGAATGATATGGTGAAGTTTGTGAACGCAGTAAGTGGCAGCCAGACCACCACCCATAACTCCACTCAAATGATCCTCTCCAGCACCATCAACAACAATGGCACCAGCCCCAACCTGGGCACTCTGCAGAGGAGCAGTCAGATGGAGGCTCTCGGGATGAAAG CTTCCCCCTCGGTAGCCCCGTTGGAGACCCCAGAACCTAACAGAAAGTTCTGCCCAAGGTGTCGCACCCCGTTCCGTATTTTGGAAGCTCTCAGAGGACATATGTGT TACTGCTGCCCCGACCTCGTGGACTTCTCCAAGAAGACAAAGCCGCTGGATTCAGAGCTAACCCCACAGACCACAAACGCACCCACGCCGGATAAAACTACTTCTGCAACCACCACAACACCTGGTGTCCCAGCGCCCCCAGCTGGCAAGACCCAGGAGAACGCTGGTGATGATTCGTCACAGGGCAAGCTCATCATGCTAGTGGATGACTTTTATTACGGGCGGGATGTGGGCCAGACGTACCAGACGCAGGGGTTCCCGAAGGTGGCCACGACGTTCCGCTGCCCGCACTGTTCCAAGAGGCTGAAGAATAACATCAG GTTCATGAACCACATGAAGCACCACGTAGAGCTAGACCAGCAGAATGGAGAGGTGGACGGGCACACCACGTGCCAGCATTGTTACCGGCAGTTCTCCACCCCGTTCCAGTTACAGTGCCACTTGGAAAACGTGCACAGCTCCTACGAGTCCACAA CGAAGTGCAAGATCTGCGAATGGGCCTTTGACAGCGAACCCCTCTTTCTGCAACACATGAAAGACACCCACAAACCCGGGGAGATGCCCTATGTGTGCCAG GTGTGTTCGTACCGCTCCTCCATCTACGCCGAGGTGGAAACTCACTTCAGGCTCAATCACGAGGACACGCGGCACCTCCTGTGCGTCTATTGCCTGAAGGTGTTTAAAAACGGGAACGCCTTCCAGCAGCATTTTATGCGGCACCAG AAGAGCGTCTACCACTGCAATAAGTGCCGTCTGCAGTTCCTCTTCGCGAAAGACAAGATTGAACACAAGCTGCAACATCACAAAACGTTCCGCAAACCGCGGCAGCTGGAGGGACTGAAGCCTGGCACAAAG GTAACCATCCGAGCCTCGCGGGCGCCTCAACGGTCCCTTCCAGTGTCGTCATCCTCGGACTCTCCCTCGATGCCTCCGGCAGATATGGCCTCCGAATCGCTCTCTCAATCTACTGACACCTCGGAACCTCTGGAACCCCAGAAACG AGCGGTTGTTGGCCAACAGTCGTGTCTGGAGTGCAGCTTTGACATCCCCGACTTCCATAATCACTTCCCCACCTACGTGCACTGTTCTCTCTGCCGCTACGGTACCTGCTGCTCACGGGCATATGCCAATCACATGATCAA CAACCATGTCCCAAGGAAGAGTCCCAAGTACCGATCGCTGTTTACAGGCTGTGCGCCCAG TGATATCATGGTGCTGACATGTTCGTGCTGCCCTTTCGTCACCCGAATTGGTGATGCCATGGCTAAGCATCTGGTTTTCAACCCATCGCATGGTTACAGCTCTGTCATGTGCTCAA GTTCTACCTCATCTGACTTTTCCTG GGTCTTGGCACCTCGAGGGGAGACTAGGGATAGAGCCAGCCCACCGCTTGAAGATAAAAAGGAGACTAAGGATGATCGACAACCAAAGGAATTGCCCATACCTGATGCCCCCAGCCCACAGGAGGACAATAAGACAATCGATGTGGATGAGCTTGAGGACGTGGAGGATGGAGAACCTGGAGATAAGGAGCTAGAGAACAAGCAGGAGCAGCTCAGCGTCAAGAAGCTTCGAGTAGTATTACACGCTCTATGCTGCAGCATGCAGCACGCGGCCGAGCAGTTCCACAACACGCCCCGGCGCATCAGAAGGTGGCTGCAGAGGTTTCAGACCATGCAGGAGGAGAACCAAGACAGCTTGGCTGAGGGCAAGTATCTGGGTACCGAAGCGGAGGAGAAGCTTGCAGAGTGGGTGCTGACCcagaaggagcagcagcagtcTGTGAACGAGGAGACACTCTTCCAAAAGGCCACCAAGATTGGTCGTTCCCTGGAAGGTGGCTTCAAAATCTCCTACGAATGGGCTGTGAGTTTTATGTTGCGGCACAACTTAAGCACACACTCCAAAGTGGTCGTGGCCAACCGCCTGCCCAAGGAAATGGAGGACAATGCCGAGACGTTCATTAACTTTGTACAACGGCAGATACACAGTCAGGACCTCCCGTTGTCTATGATTGCTGCTTTAGATGAAATTTCACTCTTTCTCGACCTGGAGCTGCTGGGCAGTGACGAAAGGAAAGAGAGTGCACTGCAAACTGTAGGGACAGGAGAGCCTTGGTGCGATATTGTACTTACCATCTTAGCTGATGGTAGCCTACTGCCAACACTGGTGTGCTCTCGAGGGAACTCAAAAAATGTGGGAGATGTTTCCGACTCTATCATACTGGAAACAAGAGACAGTGGTTTCACAGAGGAGGAGATCATGGAGCTGTGGTCATCCAAGATATGGCAGAAACATGTGGACGGTCCCAATAACAAAGGCATGGCGGTGCTGGACTGCCACAGATCGCATATGTCCGATGAGGTCCTAGCTCTTCTGAGCTCCACCTGCACGTTGCCGGCTGTGGTGCCCTCTGGCTGCAGCTCCAAGATCCAACCACTGGATGTCTGCATTAAGAGGTCAGTCACCAGCTTTCTGCACAAGAAGTGGAGAGACCAGGCCCGAGAGATGGCCGAGGCCAGCTGTAGCTCAGACATGTTGCTCCAGCTCGTCCTCTGTTGGCTTACTCAAGTCCTAGAAGTGATCGCTGAACACCCAGAACTGGTCCAACAATCATTTCTAGTGGCCAGCCTTCTCCCGGGGCCTGATGGCACTGCCAACACAACCAAACGCAATGCGGAAATGCAGGAGGAACTCATCGACTTGCTGGAGGGCCAGCTGAAGCTAAACGACGATGAACAGGATGAGGACACCGACCAATGCAACGACAGCCAACCTGATGAATACGCCGACCCAGAGGTTCTCCACCAGCTGTTTGAGGGAGAGAGCGACGCTGAATCATTCTATGGCTTTGATGATACTGATCTATAA
- the PSMB4 gene encoding proteasome subunit beta type-4: protein MAEAPPEVPVSGFRSGEQCHCRADMMMMSGEMRMFPGGPGELLSFPGMGPHRHTLNPMVTGTSVLGVKFDGGVIIAADMLGSYGSLARFRNISRIMKVNSNTMLGASGDYADYQYLKQVLDQMVIDEELVGDGHNYSPKAIHSWLTRVMYNRRSKMNPLWNTVVLGGFYNGESFLGYVDKLGVAYEAPTIATGFGAYLAQPLMREVVENKPNLTQEEARQLIQRCMKVLYYRDARSYNRYEIATITESGVEIEGPLSSDTNWEIANMIKGFE from the exons ATGGCGGAGGCGCCGCCGGAAGTGCCGGTGAGCGGCTTCCGGTCGGGGGAGCAGTGTCATTGTAGAGCggacatgatgatgatgagcggTGAGATGAGGAtgttcccgggaggtccgggagAGCTGCTGTCCTTCCCCGGGATGGGGCCCCACAGGCACACGCT GAACCCCATGGTGACAGGAACCTCCGTGCTTGGTGTAAAGTTTGATGGTGGAGTCATCATAGCTGCGGACATGTTGGGCTCCTACGGGTCTCTGGCCAGATTCCGTAACATCTCGAGGATTATGAAGGTCAATTCGAACACCATGCTGGGGGCATCGGGCGACTACGCGGACTATCAGTACCTGAAGCAGGTCCTTGATCAGATGGT GATCGATGAAGAGCTGGTGGGCGATGGCCATAATTACAGCCCCAAGGCCATCCATTCCTGGCTCACCAGAGTCATGTACAATCGGAGGAGTAAGATGAACCCGCTGTGGAACACCGTCGTACTGGGGGGATTCTACAACGGGGAGAG CTTCCTGGGTTACGTAGACAAACTGGGCGTGGCTTATGAGGCCCCTACGATAGCTACGGGCTTCGGAGCTTACCTGGCACAG CCGCTCATGCGAGAAGTGGTAGAGAATAAGCCCAACCTGACGCAGGAGGAGGCCCGCCAGCTGATACAACGCTGCATGAAAGTGCTGTATTACAGAGACGCCCGCTCCTACAACAGA TATGAAATCGCCACAATCACCGAGAGCGGAGTGGAAATCGAAGGGCCGCTATCGTCGGACACCAACTGGGAGATCGCTAATATGATCAA AGGATTTGAATAA
- the POGZ gene encoding pogo transposable element with ZNF domain isoform X1, with protein sequence MDTDLFMECEEEELEPWQKISDVIEDSVVEDYSYLDKTATVSVSLQPVTAPLPVVTHQTLGSHYTTATTVTHADNTKKTVVTLFANNSGPTPIVQSGGQPLILTQNAASSLGTMVTQPMLRPVQVMQNANHASNNSMAAQPIFITTQGFPVRNVRPVQNAVNTMNQVGIVLNVQQGQTVRPITIVPAPGTHFMKPAVGVPQVFSQMTQVRPAPTVPVRPATNTFTTVIPATLTIRSSVPQSQGQVNKSISGMSTTSAPSQPPLRQIAMQQPTQALAVSQNQNNPNVNPKLVSFASLVAMKRPGETNDMVKFVNAVSGSQTTTHNSTQMILSSTINNNGTSPNLGTLQRSSQMEALGMKASPSVAPLETPEPNRKFCPRCRTPFRILEALRGHMCYCCPDLVDFSKKTKPLDSELTPQTTNAPTPDKTTSATTTTPGVPAPPAGKTQENAGDDSSQGKLIMLVDDFYYGRDVGQTYQTQGFPKVATTFRCPHCSKRLKNNIRFMNHMKHHVELDQQNGEVDGHTTCQHCYRQFSTPFQLQCHLENVHSSYESTTKCKICEWAFDSEPLFLQHMKDTHKPGEMPYVCQVCSYRSSIYAEVETHFRLNHEDTRHLLCVYCLKVFKNGNAFQQHFMRHQKSVYHCNKCRLQFLFAKDKIEHKLQHHKTFRKPRQLEGLKPGTKVTIRASRAPQRSLPVSSSSDSPSMPPADMASESLSQSTDTSEPLEPQKRAVVGQQSCLECSFDIPDFHNHFPTYVHCSLCRYGTCCSRAYANHMINNHVPRKSPKYRSLFTGCAPSDIMVLTCSCCPFVTRIGDAMAKHLVFNPSHGYSSVMCSSSTSSDFSWVLAPRGETRDRASPPLEDKKETKDDRQPKELPIPDAPSPQEDNKTIDVDELEDVEDGEPGDKELENKQEQLSVKKLRVVLHALCCSMQHAAEQFHNTPRRIRRWLQRFQTMQEENQDSLAEGKYLGTEAEEKLAEWVLTQKEQQQSVNEETLFQKATKIGRSLEGGFKISYEWAVSFMLRHNLSTHSKVVVANRLPKEMEDNAETFINFVQRQIHSQDLPLSMIAALDEISLFLDLELLGSDERKESALQTVGTGEPWCDIVLTILADGSLLPTLVCSRGNSKNVGDVSDSIILETRDSGFTEEEIMELWSSKIWQKHVDGPNNKGMAVLDCHRSHMSDEVLALLSSTCTLPAVVPSGCSSKIQPLDVCIKRSVTSFLHKKWRDQAREMAEASCSSDMLLQLVLCWLTQVLEVIAEHPELVQQSFLVASLLPGPDGTANTTKRNAEMQEELIDLLEGQLKLNDDEQDEDTDQCNDSQPDEYADPEVLHQLFEGESDAESFYGFDDTDL encoded by the exons ATGGACACGGATCTGTTTATGGAGTGCGAGGAGGAAGAGCTGGAGCCCTGGCAGAAGATTAGTGATGTGATCGAGGACTCGGTGGTGGAAGACTACAGCTATCTGGATAAGACGGCCACAG TCTCCGTCAGCCTCCAACCAGTCACCGCTCCTCTGCCAGTGGTCACCCACCAGACCTTGGGCAGCCATTACACCACAGCCACCACGGTGACCCACGCCGACAACACCAAGAAAACTGTGGTCACTCTCTTTGCCAATAACAGTG GCCCAACGCCCATCGTGCAGTCCGGCGGACAGCCTCTCATACTGACGCAGAACGCCGCTTCCAGCCTTGGCACCATGGTTACTCAGCCCATGCTACGCCCGGTGCAGGTCATGCAGAATGCCAACCATGCCAGCAATAACTCCATGGCCGCTCAGCcgatcttcatcaccacacag GGCTTCCCCGTCAGGAACGTCAGACCTGTTCAGAATGCCGTCAATACCATGAATCAGGTGGGAATCGTACTGAACGTCCAACAAGGACAGACCGTGAGACCTATCACGATCGTACCAG CCCCGGGCACCCATTTCATGAAGCCGGCGGTGGGTGTTCCCCAGGTGTTCTCCCAAATGACTCAGGTCAGACCGGCGCCCACCGTCCCTGTGCGTCCAGCCACAAACACCTTCACCACAGTCATCCCTGCCACCCTGACGATACGAAGCTCGGTGCCTCAATCCCAGGGCCAGGTCAACAAGTCCATCTCCGGCATGTCAACCACATCGGCGCCCAGCCAGCCGCCGCTCAGACAGATCGCCATGCAGCAGCCGACGCAGGCTCTGGCCGTCTCTCAGAACCAGAACAATCCCAATGTTAACCCCAAACTAG TGAGTTTCGCCAGTTTGGTGGCAATGAAAAGGCCCGGTGAGACGAATGATATGGTGAAGTTTGTGAACGCAGTAAGTGGCAGCCAGACCACCACCCATAACTCCACTCAAATGATCCTCTCCAGCACCATCAACAACAATGGCACCAGCCCCAACCTGGGCACTCTGCAGAGGAGCAGTCAGATGGAGGCTCTCGGGATGAAAG CTTCCCCCTCGGTAGCCCCGTTGGAGACCCCAGAACCTAACAGAAAGTTCTGCCCAAGGTGTCGCACCCCGTTCCGTATTTTGGAAGCTCTCAGAGGACATATGTGT TACTGCTGCCCCGACCTCGTGGACTTCTCCAAGAAGACAAAGCCGCTGGATTCAGAGCTAACCCCACAGACCACAAACGCACCCACGCCGGATAAAACTACTTCTGCAACCACCACAACACCTGGTGTCCCAGCGCCCCCAGCTGGCAAGACCCAGGAGAACGCTGGTGATGATTCGTCACAGGGCAAGCTCATCATGCTAGTGGATGACTTTTATTACGGGCGGGATGTGGGCCAGACGTACCAGACGCAGGGGTTCCCGAAGGTGGCCACGACGTTCCGCTGCCCGCACTGTTCCAAGAGGCTGAAGAATAACATCAG GTTCATGAACCACATGAAGCACCACGTAGAGCTAGACCAGCAGAATGGAGAGGTGGACGGGCACACCACGTGCCAGCATTGTTACCGGCAGTTCTCCACCCCGTTCCAGTTACAGTGCCACTTGGAAAACGTGCACAGCTCCTACGAGTCCACAA CGAAGTGCAAGATCTGCGAATGGGCCTTTGACAGCGAACCCCTCTTTCTGCAACACATGAAAGACACCCACAAACCCGGGGAGATGCCCTATGTGTGCCAG GTGTGTTCGTACCGCTCCTCCATCTACGCCGAGGTGGAAACTCACTTCAGGCTCAATCACGAGGACACGCGGCACCTCCTGTGCGTCTATTGCCTGAAGGTGTTTAAAAACGGGAACGCCTTCCAGCAGCATTTTATGCGGCACCAG AAGAGCGTCTACCACTGCAATAAGTGCCGTCTGCAGTTCCTCTTCGCGAAAGACAAGATTGAACACAAGCTGCAACATCACAAAACGTTCCGCAAACCGCGGCAGCTGGAGGGACTGAAGCCTGGCACAAAG GTAACCATCCGAGCCTCGCGGGCGCCTCAACGGTCCCTTCCAGTGTCGTCATCCTCGGACTCTCCCTCGATGCCTCCGGCAGATATGGCCTCCGAATCGCTCTCTCAATCTACTGACACCTCGGAACCTCTGGAACCCCAGAAACG AGCGGTTGTTGGCCAACAGTCGTGTCTGGAGTGCAGCTTTGACATCCCCGACTTCCATAATCACTTCCCCACCTACGTGCACTGTTCTCTCTGCCGCTACGGTACCTGCTGCTCACGGGCATATGCCAATCACATGATCAA CAACCATGTCCCAAGGAAGAGTCCCAAGTACCGATCGCTGTTTACAGGCTGTGCGCCCAG TGATATCATGGTGCTGACATGTTCGTGCTGCCCTTTCGTCACCCGAATTGGTGATGCCATGGCTAAGCATCTGGTTTTCAACCCATCGCATGGTTACAGCTCTGTCATGTGCTCAA GTTCTACCTCATCTGACTTTTCCTG GGTCTTGGCACCTCGAGGGGAGACTAGGGATAGAGCCAGCCCACCGCTTGAAGATAAAAAGGAGACTAAGGATGATCGACAACCAAAGGAATTGCCCATACCTGATGCCCCCAGCCCACAGGAGGACAATAAGACAATCGATGTGGATGAGCTTGAGGACGTGGAGGATGGAGAACCTGGAGATAAGGAGCTAGAGAACAAGCAGGAGCAGCTCAGCGTCAAGAAGCTTCGAGTAGTATTACACGCTCTATGCTGCAGCATGCAGCACGCGGCCGAGCAGTTCCACAACACGCCCCGGCGCATCAGAAGGTGGCTGCAGAGGTTTCAGACCATGCAGGAGGAGAACCAAGACAGCTTGGCTGAGGGCAAGTATCTGGGTACCGAAGCGGAGGAGAAGCTTGCAGAGTGGGTGCTGACCcagaaggagcagcagcagtcTGTGAACGAGGAGACACTCTTCCAAAAGGCCACCAAGATTGGTCGTTCCCTGGAAGGTGGCTTCAAAATCTCCTACGAATGGGCTGTGAGTTTTATGTTGCGGCACAACTTAAGCACACACTCCAAAGTGGTCGTGGCCAACCGCCTGCCCAAGGAAATGGAGGACAATGCCGAGACGTTCATTAACTTTGTACAACGGCAGATACACAGTCAGGACCTCCCGTTGTCTATGATTGCTGCTTTAGATGAAATTTCACTCTTTCTCGACCTGGAGCTGCTGGGCAGTGACGAAAGGAAAGAGAGTGCACTGCAAACTGTAGGGACAGGAGAGCCTTGGTGCGATATTGTACTTACCATCTTAGCTGATGGTAGCCTACTGCCAACACTGGTGTGCTCTCGAGGGAACTCAAAAAATGTGGGAGATGTTTCCGACTCTATCATACTGGAAACAAGAGACAGTGGTTTCACAGAGGAGGAGATCATGGAGCTGTGGTCATCCAAGATATGGCAGAAACATGTGGACGGTCCCAATAACAAAGGCATGGCGGTGCTGGACTGCCACAGATCGCATATGTCCGATGAGGTCCTAGCTCTTCTGAGCTCCACCTGCACGTTGCCGGCTGTGGTGCCCTCTGGCTGCAGCTCCAAGATCCAACCACTGGATGTCTGCATTAAGAGGTCAGTCACCAGCTTTCTGCACAAGAAGTGGAGAGACCAGGCCCGAGAGATGGCCGAGGCCAGCTGTAGCTCAGACATGTTGCTCCAGCTCGTCCTCTGTTGGCTTACTCAAGTCCTAGAAGTGATCGCTGAACACCCAGAACTGGTCCAACAATCATTTCTAGTGGCCAGCCTTCTCCCGGGGCCTGATGGCACTGCCAACACAACCAAACGCAATGCGGAAATGCAGGAGGAACTCATCGACTTGCTGGAGGGCCAGCTGAAGCTAAACGACGATGAACAGGATGAGGACACCGACCAATGCAACGACAGCCAACCTGATGAATACGCCGACCCAGAGGTTCTCCACCAGCTGTTTGAGGGAGAGAGCGACGCTGAATCATTCTATGGCTTTGATGATACTGATCTATAA